One window of the Rufibacter radiotolerans genome contains the following:
- a CDS encoding putative sensor domain DACNV-containing protein, with translation MIRKSTYAAARTVAPVIETHFAEQQADARLRGEENLAPAPPAKVIEALIDAAFWASLRKEEGQSPKISLAFLSPDQASKPLLFAYRLPLTSHNLTKLAPGVERPGIHLGVWMEKGELYLWGTTREILSFCFVLDVSEPGLLVVKHRRASGFGKFANVAVLKGDDIKIIDEHSDTLPDCPAVMTSLLGFTTPATWDDSVNVLVQLAVSMRAHGRGGTLLVVPAGSDKWQESVVRPMPYAITPAFSALADLMQQDKEDRSRSIWQGALRREIDGVAGLTAVDGATVISDQHELLAFGAKIIRSDGNELVEQIVVTEPVLGSEPVIVHPSNNGGTRHLSAAQFVHDNQDAIAMVASQDGRFTIFSWSPCEMMVHAHRVDTLLL, from the coding sequence ATGATCCGGAAGTCTACATATGCCGCGGCAAGAACCGTGGCTCCCGTTATAGAAACCCATTTTGCAGAGCAGCAGGCAGACGCCCGGCTAAGAGGCGAAGAGAACCTGGCCCCGGCCCCGCCCGCCAAGGTGATTGAAGCCCTAATTGACGCCGCTTTCTGGGCCAGCCTGCGCAAGGAAGAGGGGCAGTCGCCCAAGATCTCGCTGGCCTTTCTCTCCCCTGACCAGGCCAGCAAGCCGCTGCTGTTTGCTTACCGGTTGCCCCTTACCTCGCATAACCTCACCAAACTGGCCCCCGGAGTGGAGCGGCCTGGTATTCACCTGGGCGTCTGGATGGAGAAAGGCGAGCTTTACCTCTGGGGTACCACCCGCGAGATCCTGAGTTTCTGCTTTGTGCTGGATGTCTCTGAGCCCGGCCTGCTGGTAGTAAAGCACCGGCGTGCCAGCGGGTTTGGCAAGTTTGCCAACGTGGCCGTTCTCAAAGGCGATGACATCAAGATCATTGACGAGCACAGTGACACCCTGCCCGACTGCCCCGCCGTGATGACCTCTCTGCTGGGTTTCACCACGCCCGCCACCTGGGACGACTCTGTGAACGTGCTGGTGCAGCTGGCGGTGTCTATGCGCGCCCATGGCCGCGGCGGTACCCTGCTGGTGGTGCCCGCCGGATCAGACAAATGGCAGGAGTCTGTGGTGCGCCCCATGCCCTACGCCATCACCCCGGCGTTCTCGGCCCTGGCAGACCTCATGCAGCAGGACAAGGAAGACCGCAGCCGCAGTATCTGGCAAGGCGCGCTGCGCCGCGAGATAGACGGCGTGGCTGGCCTTACCGCCGTAGACGGGGCCACCGTGATCAGTGACCAGCATGAGTTACTGGCTTTCGGGGCGAAGATCATCAGGTCTGACGGCAATGAACTGGTGGAGCAGATTGTAGTCACTGAACCCGTATTGGGCAGCGAACCCGTGATTGTGCACCCCAGCAACAACGGCGGTACCCGCCACCTCTCGGCGGCCCAATTCGTGCATGACAACCAGGACGCCATTGCCATGGTGGCCTCCCAAGACGGCCGGTTCACCATCTTCAGCTGGTCCCCCTGTGAGATGATGGTGCACGCGCATAGGGTGGATACGTTGTTATTGTAG
- a CDS encoding HNH endonuclease — protein sequence MKEGQSLWTREELILAINLYCKLPFGKLHRNNPEVIRLAELIGRTSSSVAYKLVNFASLDPSLQDRGIKGAQNTSKLDREVWNQFYHNWDDLPYESEKLRAEFEHSTVEQACQIDETELPREGKVREQMVKVRVNQAFFRRTVLAAYNSTCCITGIQMPALLIAGHIRPWGIDDKNRLNPRNGLILNALHDKAFEAGLLTITPDYIVKISSSLKRNKVDNPGEDYFLKYDNARMILPSKFLPDRSFLEYHNSERFTP from the coding sequence ATGAAGGAAGGCCAAAGTCTTTGGACCCGAGAAGAATTGATATTGGCTATCAATTTGTATTGTAAACTGCCTTTCGGAAAACTTCATAGGAATAACCCGGAGGTAATTAGGTTAGCGGAGTTGATTGGAAGAACCAGTAGTTCTGTTGCTTACAAGTTGGTAAACTTCGCAAGTTTAGACCCGAGCTTGCAGGACAGAGGCATCAAAGGTGCCCAAAACACAAGCAAGCTGGACAGAGAGGTCTGGAATCAATTCTACCACAACTGGGACGATCTTCCTTATGAGAGTGAGAAGTTACGGGCGGAGTTTGAACACTCAACGGTGGAGCAGGCATGTCAGATTGATGAAACCGAACTTCCTAGGGAGGGAAAAGTGAGGGAACAGATGGTCAAAGTGCGGGTGAACCAAGCTTTTTTTAGACGTACAGTTCTTGCTGCCTATAATTCAACCTGCTGCATTACGGGTATCCAGATGCCAGCCCTTCTAATAGCGGGACATATAAGGCCGTGGGGAATTGATGATAAAAATCGGCTTAATCCTAGAAATGGATTAATCCTTAATGCCTTGCATGACAAAGCCTTTGAGGCTGGCCTATTAACCATTACCCCTGATTATATCGTCAAGATATCTTCCTCCCTTAAAAGGAATAAAGTGGACAATCCTGGCGAGGATTATTTTCTGAAGTACGATAATGCGAGAATGATCCTGCCTTCTAAATTCTTGCCTGACAGGAGCTTTCTTGAATACCACAACAGTGAAAGGTTTACCCCTTAA
- a CDS encoding T9SS type A sorting domain-containing protein: MALNGGPWDFYTLAIKQPINLSASNKEAFDYIELKWKKDSDIPDANLRYRIYRDSGSSPVATISGNGTDMTWKDLSVNPGESHSYRVTSYTPDWGGHESAGIGATGYTKPSGMVVSQGTYQNRVNITWTNLSSFAENVKVMRSIPGVAAGTPADITKLEELEILNKNATAYNDYEAVPGFKYSYYIFPVADGRNFTPTKTDGYRAANGIIKGTVKSKFGAAVAGVTVTVTKKTTTIPLGAITYAPYTATTDETGYYEIKGVYYYDASDFEVSVKKGTHVFTKDKITRRLDLNTPVVAGVDFTDETVFTVQGKVKWPSPSTCGIKGVDILINGQSRGVLTDALGNYKVALQDEGTYTFTPQYLHHGFTASTQSVTGDIFNLNFDNKQTDTLKVIVQGGCQRSVAETITVQLTNNDGGTMCFTQSYTIGATGVLSIPNLPARSYSVKVLGLTMKDGTTNSNIMYQFANKVIQVDLSKRDTVTTKDSTAVITYVAAKNETLPNGTVIVTPARNDTTYKVTSTTAVPVPTAEFIYRAPVEIKIDYAAAGVESACSGTDQIKLMDQGVKYRMAIYLAEKSVNGIPGCPINSGKVTIYNFVGDEPQPITLDINEHGYVYYDVIAGSPEIATSTTHNHQKLLYLKADIGFLAPVVLEDWFLVQGSKVLAPSFITRSPDLPMIVMHDPPGDKSFATISKGTTFSQFQTSEVLVGGEAGLWANLLVGAKVLTPFSSTGAGAVINFKAVAGRDNFNRSGMVTTITFNDDYSTSPEYGYVGNNGDVFIGAAFNQEFSFAEELTFDKTTCTAKVRETASMSMTDFATTFIYTERHIKETLLPLLENLRTAAITVGDTLEANRNTYAILAWKNILEKNNLNRTKDAEFQKNISFSAGAAYTNTATIDVTASESYEYAQMVNTELALGAKITNEAGAWFDSEFGVTANFRWSTTTNKGTDNTTSQTVSYHLEDDDSGDFFSVDVLKDKARGVPAFFLKSGTSSCPNEEGTQARDKARIQVFPPTLSNVPLNTPAVFRVALANQSQSKEGREYKVKVISTTNPDGAIVKLGGQIINSEPATYYLEYNQVMNVALTIERGPLASVYEGIKVIMYPSCDEASDGFDDGSSTTEGINVYFQSQCTSVALQLPGDGWKIIKSNNNKLNVSLTGYDKNNPSLQSVSIEYRRKGEGWSTPVTYLKASGAFDMPFIDFQWDVTNLPDGEYDIRATASCGENGTSTSSIQSGIIDRTSIAPFGSPTPADGYLAKGGEISVSFDKPIYADLAHYDTTFSKPVITLVRKDTGANIPITVQISGQKLIIQTNPASLINTLEGVELVATVANLQDLSKNIQKYPVEWAFKVNATPIFWDPAELVASAFFGKQQDLLADLKNASKVTKLFSITGSPTWLTPKVMTGAMLPENSFSLAFTPKADLAPGIYTGTITAEVDDKTLSLPVKYELLAIPPAWKVNPANYQYSMNIVAQLSLTDANAPLSSDVRDAIGVFVNGTPRGTARIEFVPGLNVYAAFITVYSNEPSLQKETLNFRMWNALTGIEYGAKETTYFVPDGTLGTAKAPYILHLKGILQTIPLNQGWNWVSLNVSNPDMTLKTLLSSIATDDATKTLSIKSQTQFSQYSASSGWVGSLSTLNTQAGYLLYLSHGPDTLRIVGSKIAAIAPLPLSGTWNWIGYPRNKSSDVNESLKTLTNKAGAVIKSPLAFATYESDNSTWVGSLKSLTPGMGYKLKMTGSGVLSQTQNQRSGNKVNAQKFEFNMTVTALVYRSQTGLVAEDQELYVFIDGVARGVAQQEYLPGLNAYRTFLTLHGDAEDNGKLLEFKLINPSTGEESSLHGNALVFSPDQIVGSVSKPFELRTTGTAMAYELGQNYPNPFKGETSIRYSMPERQAVRIVVYNQMGAQVKVLVDEVRDAGNHEVTFSSGTLPSGIYLYKMVVGEHVISRKMVVVR, from the coding sequence GTGGCGCTAAATGGTGGCCCATGGGATTTTTACACATTAGCCATCAAACAACCTATTAATCTATCAGCGTCAAACAAAGAGGCGTTTGATTACATTGAGTTGAAATGGAAAAAAGACTCTGATATTCCGGACGCAAACTTAAGGTACAGGATTTACCGCGACAGCGGGTCTTCTCCAGTCGCTACCATTTCTGGCAACGGCACTGACATGACTTGGAAGGATCTCAGCGTGAATCCCGGTGAAAGCCACTCCTATCGCGTTACGTCTTATACTCCAGATTGGGGGGGGCATGAGTCTGCAGGAATTGGGGCAACAGGCTACACCAAACCATCTGGCATGGTAGTGTCCCAAGGCACTTACCAAAACCGCGTGAACATCACCTGGACCAACCTTTCCTCGTTTGCTGAGAATGTGAAAGTGATGCGTTCCATACCTGGCGTCGCCGCCGGCACCCCCGCAGATATCACCAAGTTGGAGGAACTTGAAATTCTCAACAAAAATGCCACGGCTTACAATGACTACGAGGCCGTGCCAGGGTTCAAGTATTCCTACTACATTTTTCCGGTGGCCGATGGCAGAAACTTTACCCCTACCAAGACAGATGGGTACCGGGCAGCTAACGGCATCATTAAAGGAACTGTTAAATCTAAATTTGGGGCGGCAGTAGCTGGCGTTACCGTTACCGTTACTAAAAAAACCACCACCATTCCCTTGGGAGCTATCACCTATGCCCCTTACACCGCCACCACTGATGAGACCGGGTACTATGAAATCAAAGGGGTATACTACTATGACGCCAGTGACTTTGAGGTGTCGGTGAAAAAAGGAACCCATGTGTTTACCAAAGATAAAATCACCCGCCGGCTTGATCTAAACACCCCTGTAGTTGCCGGCGTAGACTTCACAGATGAGACGGTCTTCACCGTGCAAGGCAAAGTGAAATGGCCATCGCCTAGCACGTGTGGCATCAAAGGGGTAGACATATTGATCAACGGCCAGAGCCGCGGAGTATTGACCGATGCTTTAGGCAATTATAAGGTAGCCCTCCAAGACGAGGGAACTTACACCTTTACACCCCAATACCTACATCATGGGTTTACTGCGTCAACCCAATCCGTCACCGGCGATATCTTCAACCTTAACTTTGACAATAAACAGACAGATACCCTGAAGGTGATTGTGCAGGGCGGTTGCCAACGCTCTGTTGCAGAGACCATTACGGTTCAATTGACCAATAATGACGGTGGCACCATGTGCTTCACCCAGAGTTACACCATTGGCGCCACTGGCGTCCTTTCCATACCCAACCTGCCGGCCCGCAGTTATTCGGTGAAAGTGCTGGGCCTCACCATGAAGGACGGGACCACCAACTCCAACATCATGTATCAGTTTGCCAATAAGGTAATTCAGGTAGATTTATCTAAGCGGGACACCGTAACCACCAAAGATTCCACCGCAGTTATCACCTATGTTGCCGCTAAAAATGAAACGCTGCCCAATGGAACCGTCATTGTCACCCCGGCCCGAAATGACACCACTTATAAAGTTACCTCCACTACAGCCGTACCGGTGCCTACCGCCGAGTTCATTTACCGGGCACCGGTTGAGATAAAAATTGACTATGCCGCCGCTGGCGTAGAAAGCGCCTGTTCAGGCACAGATCAAATCAAACTGATGGACCAGGGTGTCAAGTATCGCATGGCCATTTACCTGGCCGAGAAAAGCGTCAACGGCATTCCTGGCTGCCCCATCAATTCAGGTAAGGTAACCATTTACAATTTTGTGGGCGACGAGCCCCAGCCCATTACCCTGGACATTAATGAGCATGGGTACGTGTACTATGATGTTATAGCAGGTTCTCCTGAAATAGCCACCAGCACCACCCACAACCACCAGAAACTGCTCTATCTAAAAGCCGACATCGGCTTCCTGGCCCCTGTGGTATTGGAAGATTGGTTCCTGGTGCAGGGTTCTAAGGTGCTGGCTCCTTCCTTTATCACGCGTTCCCCTGATCTCCCTATGATTGTGATGCATGACCCGCCAGGAGACAAGAGTTTTGCCACTATCTCCAAAGGAACCACCTTCTCCCAATTCCAGACGTCAGAAGTCTTAGTAGGCGGCGAAGCTGGTCTATGGGCCAATCTGCTGGTTGGGGCCAAGGTGCTTACGCCTTTCTCCAGCACCGGCGCGGGCGCTGTTATCAATTTCAAGGCGGTAGCCGGTCGTGATAACTTCAATCGTTCTGGTATGGTTACCACCATCACTTTTAACGACGATTACTCTACCTCACCGGAATATGGCTATGTAGGCAATAACGGGGATGTTTTCATTGGCGCTGCCTTCAACCAGGAGTTCTCCTTTGCCGAAGAGCTTACCTTTGATAAGACAACCTGCACCGCCAAGGTGAGGGAAACGGCTTCTATGTCCATGACGGACTTCGCCACCACGTTCATCTATACGGAACGGCATATCAAGGAAACCTTGCTGCCACTGCTGGAAAACCTGCGCACTGCTGCTATTACCGTAGGTGACACCCTGGAGGCCAACCGTAATACGTATGCTATTCTGGCTTGGAAGAATATCCTGGAGAAAAACAACCTGAACCGCACCAAAGACGCTGAGTTCCAGAAAAACATCTCCTTTAGCGCCGGCGCCGCTTATACCAACACGGCCACTATAGATGTAACAGCCTCAGAGTCTTATGAGTACGCGCAAATGGTAAACACCGAGCTTGCGCTAGGGGCTAAAATAACCAATGAGGCCGGGGCCTGGTTTGACAGTGAGTTTGGGGTGACGGCTAACTTTCGGTGGTCTACCACCACCAACAAGGGCACAGATAACACTACCTCCCAGACCGTTAGCTACCACCTGGAAGATGACGATTCCGGCGACTTTTTTAGTGTGGATGTTCTGAAGGATAAAGCCAGGGGAGTCCCCGCTTTCTTCCTAAAATCAGGAACCAGTAGTTGTCCTAATGAGGAAGGAACGCAAGCCCGTGACAAAGCCCGGATCCAGGTTTTCCCGCCTACCCTAAGCAATGTGCCTTTGAATACCCCTGCCGTCTTCAGAGTGGCCCTAGCCAACCAGAGCCAAAGCAAAGAAGGACGTGAATACAAAGTGAAGGTCATTTCCACCACCAACCCAGACGGTGCCATTGTAAAACTGGGGGGCCAGATTATCAACAGCGAGCCCGCTACTTATTACCTGGAGTACAACCAGGTTATGAATGTGGCCCTCACCATTGAGCGCGGTCCTTTGGCCTCTGTGTATGAAGGCATAAAAGTCATCATGTACCCTTCCTGTGATGAAGCCAGCGATGGTTTTGATGATGGCAGCTCCACCACTGAAGGTATCAATGTGTATTTCCAAAGCCAGTGCACCAGCGTGGCCTTGCAACTGCCCGGCGATGGCTGGAAGATCATCAAAAGCAACAACAACAAGCTGAACGTCTCACTGACGGGATATGACAAGAACAATCCGTCGCTACAGTCGGTGAGCATTGAGTACCGCCGCAAAGGCGAAGGCTGGTCTACCCCTGTGACTTATCTGAAAGCAAGTGGCGCGTTTGACATGCCTTTCATAGATTTCCAGTGGGATGTGACCAACCTGCCAGACGGCGAGTATGATATTCGTGCAACTGCCTCTTGCGGAGAGAACGGTACTTCTACTTCCAGCATTCAGAGCGGTATTATTGACCGCACCTCTATTGCACCGTTTGGTTCACCAACTCCTGCAGATGGCTATCTGGCCAAAGGTGGCGAGATCAGCGTCTCCTTTGACAAACCCATTTATGCAGACTTGGCGCACTATGACACCACCTTCTCTAAACCGGTAATTACGTTGGTTCGCAAAGACACCGGGGCTAACATTCCTATCACGGTGCAGATATCTGGCCAGAAGCTGATCATTCAAACCAACCCGGCTTCTTTGATCAATACCTTAGAGGGGGTTGAATTGGTTGCTACTGTGGCAAACCTTCAGGATCTAAGCAAGAACATACAGAAGTACCCAGTTGAATGGGCATTTAAGGTAAATGCCACTCCTATCTTCTGGGATCCGGCGGAACTTGTAGCCTCAGCCTTCTTCGGAAAACAACAAGACTTACTGGCAGACCTTAAGAACGCCTCTAAAGTAACCAAGCTGTTCTCCATTACCGGCTCTCCAACCTGGCTTACGCCGAAGGTGATGACGGGCGCCATGCTTCCTGAAAACTCGTTCTCTCTGGCTTTCACGCCTAAGGCAGACCTGGCACCCGGAATCTATACCGGCACCATTACCGCCGAGGTAGACGACAAAACGCTGAGCTTACCGGTGAAGTATGAGTTACTGGCCATTCCACCAGCCTGGAAGGTGAACCCTGCCAACTATCAGTACAGCATGAACATAGTAGCGCAGCTTAGCCTCACCGATGCCAATGCCCCGCTCTCCTCAGACGTTCGCGACGCCATAGGAGTGTTTGTGAATGGCACGCCGCGCGGAACGGCTCGCATAGAATTCGTTCCTGGTTTAAACGTGTATGCTGCTTTTATCACGGTATACAGCAACGAGCCCTCTTTGCAAAAAGAAACCTTAAACTTTAGGATGTGGAATGCCCTTACCGGTATTGAATATGGCGCCAAGGAAACCACGTACTTTGTGCCAGATGGTACTCTGGGTACTGCCAAGGCACCGTACATCCTGCACCTGAAAGGCATACTCCAAACCATTCCGTTAAACCAAGGTTGGAACTGGGTATCATTAAATGTCTCTAATCCTGACATGACCCTGAAAACTTTGCTGAGCAGCATAGCCACGGACGATGCCACTAAAACCTTGTCTATCAAATCACAGACTCAGTTTTCGCAATACTCAGCTAGTTCTGGGTGGGTAGGTTCCTTGTCAACGCTCAATACGCAAGCAGGGTATTTATTGTACCTATCACACGGACCAGACACCCTTAGGATAGTGGGTTCCAAGATTGCCGCCATTGCTCCTCTTCCCCTATCGGGAACCTGGAACTGGATAGGCTATCCCCGCAACAAAAGCAGCGATGTGAACGAGTCATTGAAGACGCTTACCAACAAAGCTGGGGCTGTGATCAAGAGCCCATTGGCCTTTGCGACGTATGAAAGTGACAATAGCACCTGGGTAGGAAGCCTGAAATCGCTGACACCGGGGATGGGGTACAAGCTGAAGATGACCGGCAGCGGTGTCTTAAGCCAGACCCAGAACCAACGCTCCGGCAATAAGGTCAATGCGCAGAAGTTTGAGTTCAACATGACGGTGACCGCCCTTGTGTACCGAAGCCAAACCGGACTTGTTGCCGAAGACCAGGAACTCTATGTCTTTATAGACGGGGTAGCCCGCGGGGTAGCCCAGCAGGAATACCTACCAGGTCTGAATGCCTACCGCACCTTCCTAACCCTGCACGGTGATGCGGAAGACAACGGTAAACTTCTGGAGTTCAAATTAATTAACCCTTCTACTGGTGAAGAATCCAGCCTCCATGGAAATGCCTTGGTGTTTAGCCCAGACCAGATAGTTGGTAGCGTGAGCAAGCCGTTTGAGCTTAGAACCACAGGCACTGCCATGGCCTATGAACTAGGCCAGAACTATCCTAACCCTTTCAAAGGGGAGACGAGCATCAGGTACAGCATGCCAGAGCGCCAAGCCGTAAGGATTGTGGTTTACAACCAGATGGGTGCCCAGGTGAAAGTACTGGTAGATGAGGTACGGGACGCTGGCAACCATGAGGTCACCTTCAGCTCGGGTACTTTGCCGTCTGGTATCTACCTATACAAAATGGTGGTAGGCGAGCATGTGATATCACGTAAAATGGTGGTAGTGAGGTAA
- a CDS encoding tetratricopeptide repeat protein: MLPRLIYKSLTNSIAYFLPTLFGLLLLMVPVSAQKRAIEMTVASTEARAALVAGRELAENQHHDKAQKYFTKVITKDPACAIAYLYLAQSVAPASTAYVNNLKQAITLMGKASEGERALIEVEKAQAEGHVTKTKELLQKLVRQYPTDKRVFLAVSGHYLRLLDYTEAEAALTAGMALDPDFPPFSLWLGHIAATKGQFPIATQALQTYQKLLPDEPNSFLATGHLYLKRGFYTEAIKSFTTALDLDPQFYQAYGALGMAYLANDQLTEARNQAEKLLGLAPNTTWRRQAYYALIGTYLEESKLHEALASLAKSRELAEKDKDSWEIAQDMNLVGDIHLSQGKVNEATAQYQSALKVMETADAFIGMKNQARLTYLTHATEVGLATNDLAAARRHITEYRKLASLQQTPGLNQELHRLLGLVALVEKKYEAAAQEFAKSSQQDPRTFHLLGNIHLAQGDQAQAKLNWMAAAQLNDPTHSYLLLRRKAKQ; this comes from the coding sequence ATGCTACCCCGGCTAATCTATAAATCTCTAACAAATTCTATCGCCTATTTCCTACCTACCCTTTTTGGCCTGCTCCTGTTGATGGTTCCCGTCTCTGCCCAAAAGAGAGCCATAGAGATGACAGTTGCCTCTACAGAAGCTAGGGCTGCCTTGGTAGCTGGCCGTGAACTGGCTGAAAATCAGCACCACGACAAAGCTCAGAAGTACTTCACCAAAGTGATCACCAAGGATCCGGCCTGCGCGATTGCCTATCTATACTTAGCCCAGTCTGTGGCCCCAGCCAGTACAGCTTATGTCAATAACCTAAAGCAGGCAATTACACTAATGGGTAAAGCATCTGAGGGAGAGCGTGCACTTATAGAAGTAGAAAAAGCTCAGGCAGAGGGTCATGTTACCAAGACCAAAGAACTGCTGCAAAAGTTGGTACGCCAATACCCTACAGACAAGCGGGTGTTCCTGGCCGTATCTGGCCACTACTTGAGGCTATTAGATTATACAGAGGCTGAGGCGGCACTTACCGCCGGCATGGCCTTAGACCCTGACTTCCCGCCTTTTAGCCTTTGGTTGGGCCATATAGCGGCAACCAAGGGCCAATTCCCTATTGCCACGCAGGCTTTGCAGACCTATCAAAAACTACTCCCCGATGAGCCAAACAGCTTTCTAGCCACGGGGCATCTTTATTTGAAACGAGGATTTTACACCGAAGCTATCAAGTCCTTTACAACAGCCTTGGACCTAGACCCACAGTTTTATCAAGCATATGGGGCGCTTGGCATGGCATATCTGGCAAATGATCAACTCACTGAAGCTAGGAATCAAGCAGAAAAATTATTGGGTTTGGCCCCCAATACTACTTGGCGACGCCAGGCCTATTATGCCCTCATTGGCACTTATTTAGAGGAAAGTAAACTCCACGAGGCATTAGCCTCCTTGGCTAAGAGCCGGGAGCTCGCGGAGAAGGACAAAGATTCCTGGGAGATCGCTCAGGACATGAACCTTGTCGGTGATATCCACTTGAGCCAGGGAAAAGTCAATGAGGCAACTGCGCAATACCAAAGCGCCCTCAAGGTGATGGAAACTGCTGACGCTTTCATAGGCATGAAAAACCAAGCGCGCCTTACTTATCTGACTCACGCTACAGAGGTAGGCTTAGCGACAAACGACCTTGCCGCCGCGCGCCGGCATATCACCGAATACAGGAAGCTGGCCAGTCTTCAGCAAACCCCTGGTCTCAACCAGGAACTACACAGGCTTCTAGGCTTAGTGGCTTTGGTAGAAAAGAAATATGAGGCAGCAGCACAGGAGTTCGCCAAATCTTCGCAACAAGACCCCCGCACCTTTCATCTTCTGGGAAATATTCACCTGGCCCAAGGAGACCAAGCTCAAGCCAAACTAAACTGGATGGCGGCAGCGCAACTAAACGACCCCACGCACAGCTACCTGCTGCTTCGCCGGAAGGCAAAGCAATAA
- a CDS encoding HNH endonuclease — MPSLADTLKFYLQKFTRLRQGGTKYGPAPHKPIFLLSLLELFEKDELQENKIYITPELVGTFKENFTLLVTTGHNPDFYLPFYHLASEGFWHVKTLPGKELNSAIKSFTVLNGLVEYAYLTDDLYLLLLAPETRGVLKNALLQRYFPASSHQYQQSKRARGYLQDLENYILNEPAANYTSIQQIAPDEEQVFVRGGLFKKLVPQVYNFTCCITGMRLISNHGFSMVDACHIVPFSRTNDDRVTNGMALCPNLHRAFDRGLITVDQQLKVLVSTAIAEDEANAYALRKLDGKRLSLPFGAIHYPAQENLAWHRERVFKG; from the coding sequence ATGCCCTCTCTTGCAGACACCCTGAAATTTTACCTCCAGAAATTTACCCGCTTGCGGCAGGGCGGCACCAAATACGGGCCGGCTCCCCACAAACCCATTTTTTTATTGAGCCTTCTAGAGCTTTTTGAGAAGGATGAACTACAGGAAAACAAGATTTACATTACCCCAGAACTGGTAGGCACGTTCAAAGAGAACTTTACGTTGCTGGTTACCACGGGGCATAACCCAGATTTTTACCTGCCCTTCTACCATTTGGCTAGTGAAGGCTTCTGGCACGTGAAAACCTTGCCGGGTAAAGAACTAAACTCCGCCATCAAAAGCTTTACGGTTCTGAATGGGTTAGTAGAATATGCCTATCTAACCGATGACCTTTATCTGCTCCTGCTGGCTCCGGAAACCAGAGGCGTTCTGAAAAACGCTTTACTGCAACGCTACTTCCCAGCCAGCAGTCACCAGTACCAACAGTCAAAAAGAGCCAGGGGCTATCTTCAAGATTTAGAGAATTATATTCTGAATGAACCCGCTGCCAACTACACTTCTATTCAGCAAATAGCGCCCGACGAAGAACAGGTTTTTGTGAGAGGTGGGTTGTTCAAGAAACTGGTACCACAAGTTTATAACTTCACTTGCTGCATTACCGGCATGCGCCTTATTTCTAACCACGGTTTCTCTATGGTAGATGCTTGCCACATAGTTCCATTTAGCCGCACCAATGATGACCGGGTGACCAATGGCATGGCCCTCTGCCCCAACCTGCACCGCGCTTTTGACAGAGGCTTGATTACCGTGGACCAGCAACTGAAAGTATTGGTTTCTACGGCCATCGCCGAAGATGAAGCGAACGCTTATGCCCTAAGGAAACTGGATGGAAAGCGGTTGAGTTTACCGTTTGGGGCCATTCACTATCCAGCGCAGGAGAACCTGGCTTGGCATAGGGAGCGGGTGTTTAAGGGGTAA
- a CDS encoding GAF domain-containing protein — protein MDNTFGLPIIPQNEEQRLAKLRSLDILDTHQEEGTFKYIASMAARMFNVPIALVNLVESDSVVTKAGVGIEDGTVTPRGVSLCSLAILRKDPTVFKNALEEPCLLSNPMVTGELGLRFYAAAPLTTSDGYNIGALCIVDKEPRDFSATDQKILENLASIIISDIEKA, from the coding sequence ATGGACAATACCTTCGGCTTACCTATTATTCCGCAGAACGAAGAACAACGGCTTGCCAAACTACGCAGCTTAGATATATTAGACACCCACCAGGAAGAGGGGACGTTCAAGTACATTGCCAGCATGGCGGCGCGCATGTTCAACGTGCCCATTGCGCTGGTGAACCTGGTGGAAAGCGATTCGGTGGTGACCAAGGCGGGCGTGGGCATTGAAGACGGCACGGTAACCCCCAGAGGAGTTAGCCTGTGCTCGCTGGCCATTCTCAGAAAAGACCCCACTGTTTTCAAGAATGCCCTGGAGGAACCCTGCCTGCTCAGTAACCCTATGGTGACCGGCGAACTGGGCCTGCGGTTTTACGCGGCGGCTCCATTGACCACGTCAGACGGGTACAACATTGGCGCGCTGTGCATTGTAGACAAAGAGCCTCGGGACTTTTCTGCCACCGACCAAAAGATTCTGGAAAACCTGGCCTCTATTATCATCTCTGATATTGAAAAAGCCTAG